Proteins from a single region of Argiope bruennichi chromosome 6, qqArgBrue1.1, whole genome shotgun sequence:
- the LOC129972956 gene encoding E3 ubiquitin-protein ligase lubel-like, producing the protein MEEAENSDNGPIPKNDDLLNSPAKSCALCGCSTPAVRCDRCSGQIFCLSCDDMYHRHPKRRLHLRKAVDSIWNSARSPRLRRRTDLPGDPSKIPIPPPRSKKRERHTIGGRMFLKPNHELGSFGHSKVFDMRSLTPTSKDVFAGPKTPTSIEGTYENETAFPAHSVEEIIKPNEIYENESVSINQGEAVGNSNSIVTNPWNVQRTNISSPIQVSIPSGSPDLMTNGQSFGYPLKPHSRSIADLTGAPANPMGPHPYHLPHYPYMHPPVHPPFSHSMAHLNCAQCLSSSWSNLMSPHPSPYFHPMPWGSAQGSLTRGQAPSATNGNLRHSHGSIPTYPDPNFHYPYPGGPYYPNGAPPVDPNFMRDLHQQAEESKMSKSSSKRSLNMENMDTAQITTDADTEGGTTPAITHQVKPPADDELPAIPPPPSKPWSCMHCTFVNPPGSHICQVCCKTSYKTSASSEDQNDRSLHSRNSDSPMELVNLDAISQSPDLSEHREAQKVI; encoded by the exons ATGGAGGAAGCGGAGAATTCAGATAATG gaccAATTCCCAAAAATGATGATCTTTTGAATTCCCCTGCTAAGTCATGTGCCTTATGTGGATGTTCTACTCCTGCTGTCCGATGTGATAGATGTAGTGGTCAGATTTTCTGCTTGTCTTGTGATGATATGTATCATCGACATCCTAAAAGGCGGCTTCATCTTCGTAAGGCTGTGGATAGTATCTGGAACTCAGCAAGGTCGCCTCGACTGAGACGCAGAACAGATTTACCTGGGGATCCATCAAAAATACCTATTCCACCACCCAGATCTAAGAAAAGAGAAAGGCATACTATAGGGggaagaatgtttttaaaaccaAATCATGAG ctggGCTCGTTTGGACATAGTAAAGTATTTGATATGAGAAGTTTAACTCCGACTTCAAAAGATGTTTTTGCTGGACCAAAAACTCCTACTAGTATTGAAGGAACttatg aaaatgaaactgCTTTTCCAGCACATAGtgttgaagaaataataaaaccaaatgaaatttatgaaaatgaaagtgTTTCT attaatcaAGGAGAAGCTGTTGGTAATTCCAATTCTATAGTTACAAACCCATGGAATGTTCAAAGGACAAATATTTCTTCTCCTATTCAGGTTTCCATCCCATCAGGTTCACCTGATTTAATGACTAATGGaca GTCATTTGGATACCCATTGAAGCCTCATAGCAGAAGCATTGCTGATCTTACTGGTGCTCCTGCAAATCCAATGGGACCTCATCCGTATCATTTACCTCATTATCCATATATGCACCCTCCAGTCCATCCACCATTTTCACATTCTATGGCACACTTAAATTGTGCTCAGTGCCTATCTTCCTCATGGTCTAACCTAATGAGCCCTCATCCTTCTCCTTATTTCCATCCTATGCCATGGGGTTCTGCACAAGGAAGTCTAACTCGTGGTCAAGCCCCATCAGCTACTAATGGAAATTTGAGACACAGCCATGGAAGTATACCAACTTACCCTG ATCCAAATTTTCATTATCCATATCCTGGTGGACCTTATTATCCAAATGGTGCTCCTCCTGTTGATCCTAATTTTATGAGAGATCTGCACCAACAAGCAGAAGAATCTAAAATGAGCAAGAGTTCTTCTAAGCGCTCTCTTAATATGGAGAATATGGATACAGCTCAGATTACTACTGATGCAGATACTGAAGGTGGCACTACACCTGCGATCACTCATCAag tgAAACCCCCTGCAGATGATGAATTGCCTGCAATTCCGCCACCTCCTTCTAAACCATGGTCTTGCATGCATTGTACCTTTGTTAATCCACCCGGAAGTCATATCTGCCAAGTTTGCTGCAAGACAAGTTATAAAACTTCAGCTTCATCTGAAGATCAGAATGATAGGTCACTACACAGTAGGAACAGTGATTCACCTATGGAACTAGTCAATTTAGATGCAATTTCTCAATCTCCTGATTTATCAGAACATAGAGAAGCACAAAaggtgatttaa